The Aequorivita sublithincola DSM 14238 genome window below encodes:
- a CDS encoding RNA-directed DNA polymerase, whose product MTEKELLNLGYFPKELPPPFESKSFSDKIGIIKTQWNTISSPFKRPERLKYSESKWVVFSIPKVQLSRRIINIPNPLHQSKLSSTISDRWVEIDEIFKKSFITSSSPVEDPKKNRALIPKHDFGAFKRRRLNESFDNLYEVKTDVSRFYGTIYTHSIPWLVHTKPIAKENRDDMTMLGNALDRDLRCLNSGQTMGIPIGPDTSLVIAEIITCLIDIQIQTKLKNVKSFRFIDDYYLYCDNYADAEKAFKFIQSLLTEYQLDINEEKTKISKVPFPFDSKWSIELGSFQFRIKANSQLTDIERFVSLSLIHSKENPKDSVLLFAMQVLKYLKLFDENWDTYESLILKIGITEPRTLPDVTEILASNITRISNPKIISIVEKLINIHLPKGHNYEVAWALWMCVEFKITIKNKMAERIFASNDYLSILIAMDLKNRNLINASVITDGLITELTEDSLMNENWLFTYESIKKGWLIPTDNPIDKNKYFKILLENGVYFYREEARVKTFTVKKPTEVLNETTKKPVTEEAKTILSSGGGGGSY is encoded by the coding sequence ATGACAGAAAAAGAATTACTAAATTTGGGATATTTCCCAAAAGAACTACCACCACCTTTTGAAAGTAAAAGTTTTTCAGATAAAATAGGCATCATTAAAACACAATGGAATACTATTTCAAGTCCATTTAAAAGACCCGAAAGGCTAAAATATTCAGAATCCAAATGGGTTGTTTTCTCAATTCCTAAAGTACAATTATCGAGACGAATAATTAATATTCCAAACCCACTTCACCAATCTAAATTATCTTCAACAATTTCTGATAGGTGGGTTGAAATTGATGAGATTTTTAAAAAATCTTTTATTACTTCCAGTTCTCCTGTTGAAGACCCTAAAAAGAACCGAGCATTAATTCCCAAACACGATTTTGGTGCATTTAAAAGAAGGCGTTTAAATGAATCTTTTGACAATTTATATGAAGTAAAAACTGATGTTTCAAGGTTTTATGGAACAATTTACACACACTCCATTCCTTGGTTAGTCCATACGAAACCAATAGCAAAAGAAAATCGAGATGATATGACAATGCTTGGAAATGCATTGGATAGAGATTTGAGGTGTCTTAATTCTGGACAAACTATGGGAATTCCTATTGGCCCAGATACATCATTGGTCATAGCAGAAATAATAACCTGCTTAATAGATATACAAATTCAAACTAAATTAAAGAATGTTAAATCCTTCAGGTTTATAGACGACTATTACCTCTATTGTGACAACTATGCAGATGCTGAAAAAGCATTCAAGTTTATTCAATCTTTACTAACGGAATATCAACTTGACATAAACGAGGAAAAAACAAAAATATCTAAAGTACCATTTCCTTTTGACAGCAAATGGTCAATTGAATTAGGGTCTTTTCAATTCAGAATAAAAGCAAATTCTCAATTAACCGATATTGAAAGATTTGTAAGCCTGTCTCTTATTCATTCCAAAGAAAATCCTAAAGATTCGGTGCTACTTTTCGCGATGCAGGTTCTTAAATACTTGAAGCTATTTGATGAGAACTGGGACACATACGAATCTCTCATATTAAAAATTGGAATTACGGAACCAAGAACTTTACCAGATGTAACTGAAATTTTGGCTTCTAATATTACTCGAATCTCGAATCCTAAAATCATAAGTATTGTAGAGAAATTAATTAATATTCATTTACCTAAAGGGCATAATTATGAAGTGGCTTGGGCTCTTTGGATGTGCGTTGAGTTTAAAATCACGATTAAAAACAAAATGGCAGAACGGATTTTTGCTTCCAATGATTACTTGTCAATTTTAATCGCAATGGATTTAAAAAATAGAAATCTTATTAATGCATCCGTCATTACAGATGGGCTTATAACCGAATTGACCGAGGATTCTTTAATGAATGAAAATTGGTTGTTTACGTATGAATCAATTAAAAAGGGTTGGTTAATACCTACAGACAATCCTATCGATAAAAATAAATATTTCAAAATTCTATTAGAAAATGGAGTATATTTTTACCGAGAAGAAGCAAGAGTAAAAACATTTACTGTAAAGAAACCAACGGAAGTATTAAACGAAACTACCAAAAAGCCTGTAACTGAAGAAGCTAAAACAATTTTATCCAGTGGTGGTGGAGGCGGTTCGTATTAA
- a CDS encoding helix-turn-helix domain-containing protein, whose product MSTTTSNHIGRKISRIRELRGMKQETLAEAMGISQQSISQIEQSETVEDEKLEKVAEALGVTKEGIKNFSEEAVFNIIGNTVTNNDNAAFFNNYPTFNPLEKLMEAVEENKKLYERLLKAEQEKNTYLEKLLSK is encoded by the coding sequence ATGAGCACAACAACGTCAAACCATATTGGTAGAAAAATAAGCCGTATCCGTGAACTTCGCGGTATGAAGCAGGAGACCCTTGCTGAGGCTATGGGAATTAGCCAACAGAGTATATCACAAATTGAGCAAAGCGAAACTGTGGAGGATGAGAAATTAGAAAAAGTTGCTGAGGCTTTGGGCGTGACCAAGGAAGGAATAAAAAATTTTAGCGAAGAAGCTGTATTCAATATTATCGGTAACACAGTAACAAATAATGATAATGCTGCTTTTTTTAATAATTATCCTACTTTCAATCCTTTAGAGAAATTAATGGAAGCAGTTGAAGAAAACAAAAAACTTTACGAACGTTTGTTGAAAGCAGAACAGGAAAAGAATACTTACTTAGAAAAGCTTTTAAGCAAATAA
- a CDS encoding HEPN domain-containing protein, giving the protein MEANIINLENNEDRKTITKLVSEITKKVNVNQIYLIIGDEESSRHYKFIIIIEDMAKRFKQRVKEVLDECLQEYPMFYAQFFTLHYIQNITSEGNTFFLNHCNKEKLIYYHHNYEEGWLFHNVDLSVVVIKARENFLNQEEKILGFKKGAELFLENKSFGHSAFMLHQTIEHSFLAAEYFLMGKTFTGHLISDHQNFMGNAHKEFKNIFPRENETDTNLLNKLNKAYCDTRYSLNYQIREELVLEIKKRAEDLIQLVKKYVEAELLKCERLLKNNYQKQPLEKTYDINETKTTDNATDESILEKIKKLGKQNFMTLTPIGGTREGYYLNYARVYDYLDLFALLQSTLNVCILALEEQQDCTLDIRNKEYDVKAVLSFAKNLIPLEEATFLDKMRELILSTEKNV; this is encoded by the coding sequence ATGGAAGCAAACATTATAAACCTAGAGAACAATGAAGACAGGAAAACCATTACAAAATTGGTTTCTGAAATTACAAAAAAGGTAAACGTCAACCAGATTTATCTGATTATCGGAGATGAAGAATCAAGCCGTCATTATAAATTTATAATAATTATAGAAGATATGGCAAAACGATTCAAACAACGGGTAAAAGAAGTTCTGGATGAATGTCTACAAGAATATCCTATGTTTTATGCCCAATTTTTCACGCTACATTATATTCAAAATATCACTTCAGAAGGAAACACTTTTTTTCTAAACCATTGCAACAAGGAGAAGCTAATTTATTATCATCATAACTATGAGGAAGGATGGCTATTCCATAATGTGGACCTTTCTGTAGTCGTAATAAAAGCCAGAGAGAATTTCTTAAACCAAGAAGAGAAAATATTGGGTTTTAAAAAGGGAGCGGAGCTTTTCTTGGAGAATAAGAGTTTTGGTCATTCGGCTTTTATGCTCCACCAAACTATTGAGCATAGTTTTTTGGCCGCAGAATATTTCTTAATGGGAAAAACCTTTACTGGACATTTGATAAGCGACCACCAAAACTTTATGGGAAACGCCCATAAAGAATTTAAAAACATCTTCCCGAGGGAAAATGAAACGGATACAAACCTTTTAAACAAGCTAAACAAAGCCTATTGCGATACTCGCTACTCTCTTAATTACCAAATAAGAGAAGAGCTTGTTCTTGAAATCAAAAAAAGAGCTGAAGATTTGATTCAATTAGTAAAGAAATATGTTGAGGCAGAACTATTGAAATGCGAAAGATTGCTCAAAAACAATTACCAAAAACAGCCTTTAGAAAAAACTTATGATATAAACGAGACGAAAACTACGGATAACGCAACCGATGAATCAATATTGGAAAAGATAAAGAAATTGGGCAAACAGAATTTTATGACATTGACACCAATTGGAGGTACTCGAGAGGGCTATTATCTCAACTATGCCCGTGTGTATGATTATTTGGATCTCTTCGCCCTATTACAATCGACACTTAATGTTTGTATACTCGCTTTGGAGGAACAGCAGGATTGCACGCTTGACATCAGGAACAAGGAATATGATGTAAAAGCCGTATTGAGTTTTGCTAAAAACTTAATCCCTTTGGAAGAAGCAACATTTCTTGATAAGATGCGGGAACTGATACTATCTACAGAAAAGAATGTTTAA
- a CDS encoding T9SS type A sorting domain-containing protein yields the protein MIKKLLLPLFLLCAIFINAQSVYEFETENIAYQNLVGSTSLNNGEVWDDPGYTIPLGFNFTISSHTFGTIYIVEWSFGGELSNEQIDSGILTLISPIAQDIADLGFGSGISQSNISYKTEGSPGNKILKIEWNNIGFLDDSTESDFMNFQLWLYEGSNIIEYRYGPNQINNPSESFEGISGPLVTLATSLNIDEGELVDNGYVVEGDPANPAVAVVAAGDFYDGDYLQGAIPDGMVYRFTPQPLSIEDFTQNNFQISPNPASEFLNIETQLSNYNFSIYNSLGQKVIGALSTNKIDISNLSNGIYYIKIETETGSATKKFIKQ from the coding sequence ATGATAAAGAAATTACTTCTACCGTTGTTTTTGCTTTGTGCAATTTTTATAAATGCCCAGAGCGTTTATGAGTTTGAAACCGAAAATATTGCTTACCAGAATTTGGTTGGCAGCACTTCGCTTAACAATGGCGAAGTTTGGGACGATCCGGGATATACCATACCCTTAGGATTTAATTTTACGATCAGTTCTCACACTTTTGGCACTATTTATATTGTGGAATGGAGTTTTGGCGGAGAACTTTCAAACGAACAAATCGACTCTGGAATTTTAACCCTAATTTCACCGATAGCACAGGATATTGCCGATTTAGGATTTGGTTCGGGAATTTCACAATCCAATATATCCTATAAAACAGAGGGTTCGCCAGGAAACAAAATCCTGAAAATCGAATGGAACAATATTGGTTTCCTTGATGATTCCACAGAAAGCGACTTTATGAACTTCCAGCTCTGGTTATATGAAGGATCAAACATTATTGAATATAGATATGGTCCAAACCAAATTAATAATCCATCAGAATCTTTTGAAGGTATTTCAGGTCCTTTGGTTACCTTGGCAACATCTTTAAATATTGATGAGGGCGAATTGGTGGACAATGGATATGTTGTAGAGGGGGATCCTGCGAATCCCGCAGTGGCTGTTGTAGCGGCAGGTGATTTTTATGACGGCGATTATTTGCAAGGCGCCATACCCGACGGGATGGTTTACAGATTTACGCCCCAACCATTATCAATAGAGGATTTCACACAGAATAATTTCCAAATCTCCCCAAACCCAGCTTCGGAATTTTTGAATATTGAGACGCAACTAAGCAATTACAATTTCAGCATCTACAATTCACTTGGGCAAAAAGTGATTGGAGCATTATCTACAAATAAAATAGACATATCCAACCTATCTAACGGAATCTACTACATAAAAATAGAAACCGAAACAGGATCGGCTACCAAAAAATTTATAAAGCAATAA
- a CDS encoding DUF488 domain-containing protein encodes MFYRRKIVFALLENFEEGLESTRLQKMVFLLTKMQKEANYDFVPYRYGCYSYSLKADLQAMVKRDWLSINEKAYRAKTNKKYFKELTTKDQKLVSETIARYGNMKTDAITKHTYLNFPYYATKSIIAERLLPEKYFKKVIDARPGNDRIALFTIGYEGISLEEYLNRLIQNNVHLLVDVRKNPLSQKYGFSKKTLSTFCGRLGIDYIHIPEVGIDSSKRRELNSQADYDELFKEYRETVLNDTAHSQNTIFELLLRYKRIALTCFEADTCQCHRTHLAEKLKKLPNFKYPLMHI; translated from the coding sequence ATGTTTTATAGAAGGAAAATAGTATTCGCATTGTTGGAGAATTTTGAAGAAGGATTGGAAAGTACTCGTCTTCAAAAAATGGTGTTTTTATTAACCAAAATGCAGAAGGAAGCTAATTATGACTTCGTACCATACCGATATGGTTGCTATTCCTATTCTTTAAAAGCGGATCTTCAAGCAATGGTTAAACGGGATTGGCTTTCAATAAATGAAAAAGCTTACCGCGCAAAAACTAATAAAAAGTACTTTAAGGAGCTTACCACAAAAGATCAAAAATTAGTATCTGAAACTATTGCTCGATACGGGAATATGAAAACAGACGCCATCACCAAGCATACCTATCTCAATTTTCCATATTATGCGACTAAAAGTATTATTGCTGAAAGATTGCTGCCAGAGAAATACTTTAAAAAAGTTATTGATGCGCGTCCAGGTAATGATAGAATAGCTCTTTTTACTATCGGCTATGAGGGTATTTCTCTAGAAGAGTATCTTAATCGCTTAATCCAAAACAATGTGCATTTATTAGTAGATGTGCGTAAGAATCCGTTGAGTCAAAAATATGGGTTTAGCAAAAAGACCTTAAGTACCTTTTGTGGCCGTTTGGGTATTGATTATATTCACATACCAGAAGTCGGTATTGATTCTAGTAAGCGTAGAGAATTAAACTCGCAAGCAGATTATGACGAACTCTTTAAAGAATATCGAGAAACGGTATTAAACGATACAGCGCATAGTCAGAATACTATTTTTGAATTGCTTTTGCGATACAAAAGAATCGCACTCACCTGCTTTGAAGCTGACACTTGCCAGTGCCACCGCACCCATCTAGCCGAAAAATTAAAAAAATTACCTAATTTTAAATATCCATTAATGCATATATAA
- a CDS encoding HNH endonuclease gives MRCIFCKQISDSSKSVQHIIPESLGNKDLILPSGTVCDSCNQYFAIKIEKPMLEMKYFQNVRFRNQIKSKKGRNIPYKTLFPHKDGGWFDMYIQDDSLAFSGDDSKIINLIKEKKVNKMMFEVVDQPVYPNINISRFLAFSQKQLLKPLL, from the coding sequence ATGCGCTGCATTTTCTGCAAACAAATATCAGATTCCTCAAAAAGTGTCCAGCATATAATTCCTGAATCACTGGGAAACAAGGATTTGATTCTGCCATCTGGGACGGTATGTGATTCCTGTAATCAATATTTTGCGATTAAAATAGAAAAGCCGATGTTAGAAATGAAATATTTTCAAAATGTAAGGTTTAGGAATCAGATTAAAAGTAAAAAAGGTAGAAATATTCCTTACAAAACTCTCTTCCCTCATAAAGATGGTGGTTGGTTCGATATGTATATTCAGGATGACAGCCTTGCATTCAGTGGCGATGATTCAAAAATTATCAATTTGATTAAAGAAAAAAAAGTAAATAAAATGATGTTTGAAGTGGTTGACCAGCCAGTATATCCCAACATCAATATTTCTCGCTTTCTCGCTTTCTCGCAAAAACAGCTATTGAAGCCTTTGCTATAA